The sequence ATCTTCTTCCCATGCTTCGTTTacatggtccaatatttttccCAAGGAAGCACACTCTGGATCAATGCCATTTTGCTTTtgataaaatgaatttcattatATTGTTGGAAATAAGTTCAGGAGCATTCCTGAATCCTGATATTGGAATTGTGAAATGTGCAAGGTGTCTGTTAACAAGTCAATGGCTATGGAGTCTAATGTTAACAGATAGGCCCAAGAGTGGCAGCACAGGACTTCAGGATTATTTCCAGAACCTGTTACAGTTAAATTTTCATGGAAACCAACTATTATAGAAATATTTACTGCATGTCTTATCTTTTGGCAGGCGTCTGTTGGAAATGGGTAGGTTCCAACTTAAAAAAAGCCTCAGCATCCATGGAGAAAGAGAATGTCTGTAAccaattttttctgttttttttttttgtccgtTATTTTTTATTGTGGGTCTGGTTCCTATGCTTGTATGCCTCGTATTAGGGGCCACAAATTGATAACTTTCTCTGTTAGCTGTTATTTACAATATACTTTTCCAAATAGAAATTTACCAAGTTAGCCCTGTGACCAAACCATCCAGTGGTTTTGCTGCAAGAAGAGTCTCTTATTCGTCCGTTAATTTCCTCTCAGTAACCAAAATGCTTTTGGTCATCCTAAGAGGTGGCAATTGAAAACACTAATACATAATGTGCTCAGTCACTATTGTGGTTTTCAATGAGATCAATTCTTTCTTATGTACTGTGAAGCAACTTCTCTTGTTCAATCCATTTTGTGATGTATCCTTTTACACTGTCTATGGGTAGCAGAAATTCTCAATTTATACCTCTGTTGAGGAATCGTGGTACCAAAAGGGGCAAGATAGAAGGAGAAAGTGTTTCTTTATCCTTGTAGCTCATTCTATTGTTCTTCTTTGGTTTCCAACATAAAGATTTATTATTTTGCATAAtaacttttccccctttttgtgACTGCTTTGTGTTTGTGTTATGTTAAAGTATTTtggaatatttattattttctagGTTGGTGATGGGATGGTTAAGATTTTTTGAGGGAGGAAGGAAATTTGATTGCATAAAGAGTCCTTGCACTGTAAGAATGCATAATGGAAACCCAAATTCTATAAGCATCTGTATGGAATAATCCCACTGAGATCCAGAAAACTGGTTCACTTTGCAGGTTCATCCTGTTCCTGTACATGTAGAAGAAGTTACAGGTATTAAAGTTGGTCACTAGACCAAGAGCTTTAACTGGATAGTCAATTTGCTTATACAAAATTATTTTCAACCATTTGGTTAGTTTGTGCTTTAAATTCAACTTTACAAATATTTTTCTGCATGAATATGTACTTTCGAAATATCTTTCTGACAATATCGGATAAATTATTTATCCCGTTTGAACCTTTGATCTACGCATGAATTATAGCATAAACATTATACCCGATTATGCTTtaaatctttccttttttccaaATTTGGAACTCAGGCATGTTCCACTATGATTTAAAACTTGCACTGAATGTTTTAATACAGGCATAATGAGCATTGCCGAGTATATCCTTGTAGTTGAAAAAGAAGCAGGTAAAACTTCACTACAGAAGTGCACATGGCCATCAAATTTTTCTAGTATAAGTTGGCTCACTTGGTTAATTTTTGCAAATGCAGTGTTCCAAAGGTTAGCTAATGACAAGTTTTGTAGCACAAACCGTTGTATCATCATCACGGTATGTACAGTATTTCAATATCTTCCTCTAATGGTCAGGCATTAAAATGATGCCAATTGTTTGATTCATTTAGGGAAGAGGATATCCTGATGTTTCCACAAGAAGGTAAGCTATGCTTGTTGACTTTCCgtatttcttcctctctttttctagaGATCTTTAAGACCTTTTAATAGATGAATTTTACCAACCCAGGTTTTTGCGTCTTCTTACTGAAAAATTGTGTCTGCCTGCCTACTGCCTGGTTGATTGTGATCCTTATGGTTTTGACATCTTGACAACATACCGATTTGGTTCGATGGTAAGTTTCCTTAATTTTTAAATCCATGTCTGTTCATCAAGTATCTGCTCAAGCAATTTTTGTGTACACCCCAAGCCTGCATTTCTTCTGTTTTATGTTTATTTACCAACTCCTTTGAACTTGCTTCCTTCTTGAAAGCAAATGGCATATGATGCAAAATTCATGCGTGTAACTGAGTTGCACTGGCTAGGAGCTTTTCCTTCGGATTCAAAGAAATATTGCCTTCCTGAACGGTGTCTTCTTCCTTTGACAGCAGAAGGTAAGCATAAGACCATATCTGTTTAatttgtcttttttattttttaacttccACCATGGAAAGTTCCCTTTTTCAATTTCATGTTGAGTCCTGGATTTCATGTCAGATAAGAGGAGAGCTGAAGGGTTGTTACAAAGATGCTATTTGCAACGAGAAGAACCACAGTGGAGGTTGATGCTGTGACTTCTCTGTTCTAGTAATTTCTTGCTGTGCTTAAGTTGCTAATCCCTGCTGAtgaaaaatggcatttctccatTACAGGTTGGAATTAGAGATGATGCTTCAAGGAGGagtaaaatttgaaattgaagcATTGTCAGTATCCTCGATTTCTTTCTTGTCAGAGATGTACATACCATCAAAAATTCAAGGTCAATTGTATATCTGAATTTAGCTGTACTTTCTTTGCCTTTTGCTAATAAGAAATAAACCACAGAACCATTACAACatacaaaaaaatcaatttgcATAGCATCAGATTATTGAAATTCAATCACAAAATATTCGTATATTTCATTATATGGTAAAGAGTTATTTCTTCACTACACAGGATACTGGAAAGTGGTTTTCAGATACTTTATAATCCATTACACAGTTTTGGAGTCCCTGCTATCTCAGTCAAGAGAAAACTGGAGTTCGGGGCTTCTTGGCTCTCATGATCCGATCGATCTAAAAGGGCACGGCATGTTACGAGCCAGTGATCTTTGAAAAATTCTATAGCACTGTTAAGATATTGAATCGAGGAAAAGAACATTAGACAGAAAAACCAAACCATCTATAACTCTATAAGAGAATGTAAATGCTAGAAGAGATGGATGAGATAATAGAAAGAAGCCATTAGTATAACTGAAATCGCGGGTGCAAATGTTCTATTCACTATGCGCCAAACAAACTGCAATAAACAGCTAGTCGCAATTATTAGTTGTTATTTTTAGAAGCCTACATATGATCTTAGAGAGTATGAAGTGATAAAACCATGGAATTAATCATGGTTTTGTATTCTAATTTGTGTTCTAAATTAAGTGACATTTTAGATAGATCCATGACTCTAATAATGGAATCATCTTGTTAGGAACCATTgaaattcttcttcttattctacaACCGTTTAGAAATCAATACCATCATGTCTCATAACAAATCGGTTCTACCTAAGCTTGATTTCGTTAACTAAATGGGACGGTATTGGGATTGACACCTTTGGTACTAGTATCGGCTTATCCATGAACCATCTCGATTGATAACCTTAGTTTGGGTTTGAGAGGGAAATATAATCCTTACAGTAGATCAGGTTTGCCAAGAACTAGCCAAAAACaaatgccaaaaaaagaaaagggcaaaaaaaaaaaaaaaaaaaaaagcgaaaaaaagagggaaacaTATCGTTTTATCttatatttatattaaaaaaagagaaaaaaaatctaagggtgtcaatcaattTGATTCCGGTTAATCGGTCTGGATCCTAATCAGCTCCAGCCTCCAGCCTCTAGGGCCAGAACTGGCCAGGTAACTAATGGTTCTATATATGGAACCAAGACCAATCAGTAATCAGTCCTGTGGGTTCCGGTTCTTAAATGGTCCAAAGATTGAAAGATCGGTTAATTAAGCCCAGAGTGATTTTGAGGCCatataaattattttctttttgggtagaGTGAGACCATATAATGGACCCATACTCAATCTCTGAAAATATGAAGCCCTCACAGTGGTTCATTATAAGATGGATATGTATGGCCCAAGATAGTGAATAAATCTAACCTCCCATAATTAGTTCCTAATTATTTCGAACTagttatttggtttgatttgatttgatttggtttggttctagTTTCTAGATACACCTAACTTTAATGGATAGGATCGGAAGCGACCAATTACCCGTTTTTGTATATAGGGAGCGAACGGGCTGCTCAAAATGCCTTCAACATAGGCCAGCAGAATACTGAAACTACATTTTGATAGGAGTTCATGATCCATCAAGAATATTGAGAGATCAGACTTACGTTAATGAATTAGCAATTATTTATGTCGTAGCGTCACTACAAAGTAGGGGAGCTTGGAACCCCAAGGGGAATGCCGAGTTGACAAGGGATTTTCGCCTCAGGAAGCAagtggttctgagtttgactcttcttacctccttggggccacccATACGGAGATGTTTAGTGTTTTTTTGCAGTGAAAGtggaatgattctcattcaatcttGGTATGActtggtccatgcggttgtaggGTATATATGGGCCTCGGACTAATTAAGCCAAAGGCTTAGATAACTgtcattagccaaaaaataaaaaataaaaaataaaaaataaaaaaaagtgacatCAATCATGAACTTGAGAATGCACCTACTACAAATAGAATAAATGAAATCTTTGGAAAATTCGACGGTGAGGGTACCGAGTCGTGCCATCATTTATTCTCCTTAGATCGTAATTGGTCCCCTAAGATGCAAAAACAGAATCTTGCGAATCGATCTCTAAGATAGAAACAACCTTGTAGACCCTTCCAGTAGATGTTGTTCCATTCACTTAGTTGGCCACATTGGTACTCTTTAAGAGTTGTATTCATCAAATCACCAAGAACCCTCCCAAACCAACAATCATTTCATCCTCTATTTGTGGAGGGAAGGTATCTCTCGGACAAGGTTGTCCAAAAGCCCTCAAGGGAGGTCATAAAATGCTTCTTTAGGAGTTAAACTTCCATTCATTCATATTCGAGAAAAATGATCTCTTGTTCCTGATTTCCATTCCCATAAGAATGAATAACATATAATTCACATTTCTAGCGGGATGAAAATATATAGATAACTTCTTATCTTGAGAGTTATTTAGTGTTTTCATATAATATCTGCGTTCCTCTTAATTTGTAATTCAATACACAAATCAATTGGGTTTGTCAAGCTTGCTATATGTTGTGTAGTGTCAACGATTTTCATAGAAGGTGGTGAGATGATGTCTTGAGCTGGCTTCTGCATCTATTTTTCTAAAGATGTAATTCATTAGTTGTTGTTCCTTTTTTGTTCTGGTGAAAAGCAAGAGTAATTGTATACCTAGGCATTGGCAATGATGGTTCGCAATGCTCAATCAAGTACCTACATGAGGGTTGGACACTTGATCAACAACACCTCTCAAGTACATTGGTGCTTGATTTGTACCAAAGCCTCGTGTTGACTTCTCCGGGTCTATGCTTGGTCCCATATGTGGGTCTACTACCATTTAATGGTCAATAGGCTCTTGGacttgaaggaaaaagaaaaaagtgaggGTAACTTGGACTTTTAAAACGTGAAGGGGAGGACGGAGAACCGGAGAAGAGAGGTAAAAGTTTAAATTTAGGGaatcatgagaaaaaaaaaataaaaaagaaaagaaaaagagagtaaGAAATGGTCCGAAATTATCGAATCGTTGTTCCGGTGGAAGGAGCGGAATATCTCCCGCGTAACTCTGCAATGTTCTTCTCATCATCGAGCTTCGCTGGGTCATTGTTCCGGATTTACAAAGAAGTTGTAGGGTGGATCAAGCTAAAATGGTTTTGTTAGGAAACAAATTGGATTTTAGAAGAGAAATTCAGGGGCAATATCCATCATtggatgaaaagaaagagaataaatatTACTTGTTTTGGAGATGAGAGGAGAACAATCTAATCTAAAGGAGTATTGAAACTCATGATCTTCTTATTCAAAATGGTGCCCAGAAAGGTACACTCATGATTCCCCAGGAACCCTTTAAATTGGCTTTGATCTGGTTTTGCCACTGAGTTTTTTTCCTCCGCTTTCCTATGTAGATTGGAAAATCCAGAAAGTAATGGATGGTTTCAGACGTGATTTtctgagaagagaaagaagaatagcTTGGGTTCTGTAACAAAGAAGAGAGGTGAGAGATAAAGCTAAATTCTATagttcacccttttttttttgggtaatctgTATAAATCTATCTCTGTTTTCTGCAGAAAGACCGAAGCGATAACCGATTTACCCAATTGATCTCCCAattcgtattttttttttccgtaaaTTAGACCATATCTgatcgtcttcttctttttctgcaaATTAGACCAcatctgttcttcttcttcttcgcggATAGGCTTgcaggttgaagaagaaggacGATGGTGTACGTCTTTCTAATTAGAATCCAAaatgacaattttacccttcGATTTTGAGAATTATGAGCACGTGTTTATTAATGTCTCcgcaaaaatgatttttggccAAATCTGTTTTTGAATAGAAACAAGTTTGATAAATGGTACCAAACGCCCAAATCTGTTTTTGAACAGAAACAAGTTtgataaatgataccaaacgcaACCAAAAATGTTTCTGAACATTTCCCGTCTATGGAGAATTTGATTTTCTACTTTGCCTTTCTTTGTAGAGAATCACCAAAGAGAAACGGGATATGGATATCTTGGAAGAAAATATATTAAGGCTATGGATTGAATGGGAGCTCAGGGCTTTGGTTCTTGCTAGCCTCTTCACTCAGATTCTACTCATTTCCTCTGCAACTATCCGAAAGTATACAGCATCCAGAAAGATTGGCTTCCTTATTTGGTCATGCTACTTGTTAGCAGATTGGGTTGCAACTTTGGCTCTTGGTGTCCTTGCTAAGAGCCTGATGAACAACTGTgaagggggttttcaaaatcAGCCTGGTAGCAGCAAAAATGATGCTGATGAGCTTAAAGCAATTTGGgcaccttttcttcttctacaccTTGGTGGCCCAGACAACATCACAGCTTTCTCATTGGAAGATAATGAGCTTTGGTTGAGGCATTTTCTTGGACTCCTATTCCAGGTTGGAactgcattttatatatttatcatGAGTTCTTTAGCTGAAGCTAAGCTTCGGGTGATCACCATTCTAATGTTCACCGGGGGAATCATTAAGTACGTAGAGAAGACATTGGCACTCATGAATGCAAGCCGAGATAATTTTAGGAAGTCCATGGTCACTGATCCTGATCCAGGACCTGACTATGCAGGATTCATGGAGAAATATGCTCGCCATAAGAATGCCGGGCTGAAGCCAAATATAGGCATCTTAGTTGAACCATCAAAGCCGATCACTATTAAGGATGAAGTACTTGAAATAGAACTCATATTGAGAGCTCATTATCTCTTTCGGATGTTAAAGCGTATTATGGTTGATCTGATCCTCACTTACCAAGATAGAAATGATAGTCAGTCCTGCTTCAGGGGAAAAAGTTGGGATGAAGCTTTTAAACTTATTGAGATTGAACTTGGATTTTTGTACGAGATTCTATACACCAAGGCCTCAGTGGTTTATACATTAAAAGGTTGGATCCTCCGCTTCATCAGTGTCTCCTCCATTATTGCTgtttccattatcttctttgCCTTCACTGATCAGAAGCAACGATATCACAAGATTGACGTAACAATAACATACGTCTTACTCAGTGGGGCTATTGCTCTCGAGTTGTGGTCACTGACTCGATTACTCTTCACAGATTGGACTGTTGtttggatgatgaagaaggaAAACCTCAATCGACTAGCCAGATTTTTGTTTAAAGCTATTTCTCATGTAATGCCACCCAATCAATCAAGGTGGTCTAATTCCATGGCTCAGTACAACCTGATCGAGTTTTGCCTGAAAGATCAGCCATTCTTTTGGGGGAAAGTCATGGAGCTCATTCGTGTCAAGGACCTTTTTGATAATCACTGGCACAGAACTTACAAAAACATCTCTAAGGATCTTAAAAAATTCATATATGAATATCTGGAACACAATTTGGAAACAGAAAGATCAGATCCTGCGTTGTCTCACCAGGAATTACGAACTAGTAGAGGTCAATTGGCACTACAGATGACAAATGCTGATGAGATACTACATAATAGCATCAAGGCTGAATTTGATGAAAGCATTTTGCTTTGGCACATAGCTACAGATTTCTGCTATTATTTGGAtatggagggagaaaagaatcAATCCGAAACAGTGCTGTCCAACCAGAGGAGAAGTAGAGACATATCCAATTACATGTTATATCTTCTTATATCACGTCCTTTTATGTTGACTGCCGGAATTGGACAAATCAGATTTGGGGACACCTGTGCTGAGGCCAAAAGGTTTTTTAACCACAGGAAAAAAGAGATAGGAACTAATGAGAAAGAAGCCTGCATAAGGCTACATAAGGTAGACACAGAAATTCCACCTGCACAGTTGAAAGGTGACAGAAGTAAATCTGTACTATTCGATGCATCCAGGGTTGCAAAGTCATTGTTAGAGAAGGAACCCGACATAGAAAAGAGATGGGACATCATAAGCCATGTGTGGTTGGAGATGCTGTGTTATGCGGCAAGTGAATGCAGAGGATATTACCATGCTCAGAGACTCAGTGCTGGGGGAGAGCTTCTCACCATCGTCTGTTTTTTAATGGCCCATCTTGGTATAGGAGAGCAATATCGTGTAAATCAAGGCCGTATTCAAGCCAAGTTATTTGTAGATACGCCAAATGTAAATGTATGACTGGTTTTTCCGttgttgggatttttttgttataaaatatACTTACAAAATATCTTTCTGATAAATTAAGGATAAATTATATATCCATTTAACCTTTGATCTATACATGAATTATAGCATCAACATCTTACCCGGTTATGCCTTAGTCTTGCCTTTTCCAAGCATGCGCCACAATGATTTAAATTTTGCACTGAATTCTTTAATACAGGCATATGAGCATTGATGAGTATATCCTAGTATTTGAAAAAGAAGCAGGTAAAACTTCACTACAGAAATGCGCATGGTCATCAAATTCCCTAGTATAAGTTGGCTCACttaattggttcagttttgcAAGTGTAGTGTACCAAAGGTTAGCTAATGACAGGTTTTGTAGCACAAATCAATGTATCATCATCACGGTATGTTCAGTATTTCAATATCTTCCTGCAATGCTCAGGGCATTAAAATGATGCTAATTGTTTGATTCATTTTAGGGAAGAGGATATCCTGATGTTCCCACAAGAAGGTAAGCTATGCTTGTTTACTTTCTGTATTCCTTCCCCTCTTTTTGTAGAGATCTTTAGACCTTTTAGTAGATGAATTTTCCCAAACCAGGTTTGCATCTTCTTACTGAAAAATTGTGTCTGCCTGCCTACTGCCTGGTTGATTGTGATCCTTATGGTTTTGACATCTTGACGACTTACTGATTCGGTTCTATGGTTTCTCAAAAATTAATTCCATTTTTGCTCATCAAGTATCTACTAAAGCAGTTTTTGTGGAGGGGAAGTCCTAATAGCAAAACCTGGAAAGTTTTGATTGAGTCGGTAGGCTCCAAGCCTGCATttcttctgttttattttttcatttactaACTCCTTAGAAATTGTTTTCTTCTTGAAAGCAATTGGCATATGATGCAAAATTCATGCACGTAACTGAGTTGCTGGCTAGGAGCTTTTCCTTCAGATTCGAAGAAATATTGCCTTCCCGAACAGTAGGTAAGAGTAAGACCATatctgtttgatttttcttttctcttttttattcttaactTCCACCATGGAAGTTCCCCTTTTCAATTTCATGTTGAGTCCTGGCTTTCATGTCAGAAAACCACAGTGTAGGTTGATGCTGTGACTTCTCTGTTTTGGTAATTTCTTTCTGTGCTTAAGTGGCTAATCCCTGATGATGAAAAATGGTATATTTCTCCAATACAAGTTGGAACTAAAGTTGATGCTTCAAGgagaagtgaaatttgaaattgaagCATTATCAGTATCCTCGATTTCATTCTTGTCAGAGATATACATACCATAAAAAATTCAAGGTCAATTGTATATCTGAATGTAGCTGTACTTACTTTTCTTTTTGCTAATAAGAAATAAACCACAGAACCATTACAACATAcaaaaaccaatcaatttgcATAACATCAGATTATTGAAATTCAATCACAAAGTATTCATATCTTTCATAATGTATGGATAAATGAGTTATTTCTTCACAACACAGGATCCTGgaaagtgggtttcagatactTCACCATCCATTACACAATTTTGCAGTCCTAAACTCTCCAAGAAGGTGTGAATCAAGTCCTTGTTTGGGATGATTGGGAAAGCTCTAAATCAGATATTGATAATGTCCCAGACTGATCAAAATCAAGATTCTCAAACTCCTCCAATACAAGTGCTACATCTTCTTGTTTGATCTTCCCCATCTCTTTGAGCTTATATATGACAAATTCTGCTGCACTGTTAAGAAATTCAAACAAAGAAAAGGACATTTGAGAGAAACTAAACCATCTTAGGAGAATGTAAAGTCTAGAAGAGACAGATGAGACAATATAAAGAAACCATTAGTATAAATGAAATCATGagggaagcaaattcagtgCAGGTTTTTTTGTGTTCAAACTAATGGAAACTCAACATACCTCACAACCCCATCATCATCGAGATCAGCTGCCTCAAGATCTGTGTATGTCATCCTCCGGTTAAGAACCCATTTGACCAACAAATGTTGCCTCCGTTCAGTATTTAGCTCTGCTAGGTATAGAAAGAACTGAGCTATGCAAATCGTACTAGTCAATATCCAAAACACAGCAAATACCCGTCCCATTTCAGTTGAGAAGCTCTTATCACCATATCCTAAAGTAGTGATAGTAGAACAAACGCAGTAGAAAGCATCAACAAGATCCAACTTCTCTACCTTGTATAAAAAGATTGTCCCAACCAATATTAGCAACAAAAGAAGGATCAGAGTCACAACAAACTTGTATTTCACTCTGTTGTTTTCAAGCTCTTTGAGAATCTCCCTTTCTCCAGGTTTTTGATGCAGGTGGAGGGCTTTAACTAacaaaatttcttgtttttctacAAGATAATCTGCTGCTTTACTAAGTATTAACCCAACAAGAGCCATACCAGAGAAGACAAAAGCACAGGCAAGTAGTTTGGTGACTTTGCTATTTGGGACAAGGTCTCCATATCCAACTGTGGTCATTGTCACAACACAGAAATATACAGCATCAAGAACCCCATTTGTTTTCTCTCCTCTGATCTGGTTCCTTGCAAGGAAGAAGCAGAGGGTACTTACGCCAAGGTAGATGCTCAACAAAGTGGATACTTGCACAAAACTTGGATGtaaatccccaaagaatgaTGGGGAACGTGGAAGAGAGCCCCCACCGCCGTTCTTCTCTGGATGGAAAAATTCTGGTGGTGGAGCACTTCTACAGCGGCGGAATCTTCCTTTTTTGTTGGGTTGTTTTCGATTGGGTTGGGGGGAAGGATCT is a genomic window of Macadamia integrifolia cultivar HAES 741 chromosome 13, SCU_Mint_v3, whole genome shotgun sequence containing:
- the LOC122059955 gene encoding meiotic recombination protein SPO11-1, which translates into the protein MSSILSPALPTSSFPGTANASQEMAGRDSSLKPCDLLKKIREFTRSLLVDLSGGRSLSISLDRYRNYCTDPSGKCYCSSDLPKGKEILSLQRECHAYRLDVLLRVLHIVQQLLQENKHGSKRDIYYMHPSIFSEQAVVDRAINDICILLKCSRHNLNVASVGNGLVMGWLRFFEGGRKFDCIKSPCTVHPVPVHVEEVTGIMSIAEYILVVEKEAVFQRLANDKFCSTNRCIIITGRGYPDVSTRRFLRLLTEKLCLPAYCLVDCDPYGFDILTTYRFGSMQMAYDAKFMRVTELHWLGAFPSDSKKYCLPERCLLPLTAEDKRRAEGLLQRCYLQREEPQWRLELEMMLQGGVKFEIEALSVSSISFLSEMYIPSKIQGQLYI
- the LOC122059954 gene encoding uncharacterized protein LOC122059954 — translated: MDILEENILRLWIEWELRALVLASLFTQILLISSATIRKYTASRKIGFLIWSCYLLADWVATLALGVLAKSLMNNCEGGFQNQPGSSKNDADELKAIWAPFLLLHLGGPDNITAFSLEDNELWLRHFLGLLFQVGTAFYIFIMSSLAEAKLRVITILMFTGGIIKYVEKTLALMNASRDNFRKSMVTDPDPGPDYAGFMEKYARHKNAGLKPNIGILVEPSKPITIKDEVLEIELILRAHYLFRMLKRIMVDLILTYQDRNDSQSCFRGKSWDEAFKLIEIELGFLYEILYTKASVVYTLKGWILRFISVSSIIAVSIIFFAFTDQKQRYHKIDVTITYVLLSGAIALELWSLTRLLFTDWTVVWMMKKENLNRLARFLFKAISHVMPPNQSRWSNSMAQYNLIEFCLKDQPFFWGKVMELIRVKDLFDNHWHRTYKNISKDLKKFIYEYLEHNLETERSDPALSHQELRTSRGQLALQMTNADEILHNSIKAEFDESILLWHIATDFCYYLDMEGEKNQSETVLSNQRRSRDISNYMLYLLISRPFMLTAGIGQIRFGDTCAEAKRFFNHRKKEIGTNEKEACIRLHKVDTEIPPAQLKGDRSKSVLFDASRVAKSLLEKEPDIEKRWDIISHVWLEMLCYAASECRGYYHAQRLSAGGELLTIVCFLMAHLGIGEQYRVNQGRIQAKLFVDTPNVNV
- the LOC122059288 gene encoding two pore potassium channel a-like, producing MAKADGEQSLLVGLLDPSPQPNRKQPNKKGRFRRCRSAPPPEFFHPEKNGGGGSLPRSPSFFGDLHPSFVQVSTLLSIYLGVSTLCFFLARNQIRGEKTNGVLDAVYFCVVTMTTVGYGDLVPNSKVTKLLACAFVFSGMALVGLILSKAADYLVEKQEILLVKALHLHQKPGEREILKELENNRVKYKFVVTLILLLLLILVGTIFLYKVEKLDLVDAFYCVCSTITTLGYGDKSFSTEMGRVFAVFWILTSTICIAQFFLYLAELNTERRQHLLVKWVLNRRMTYTDLEAADLDDDGVVSAAEFVIYKLKEMGKIKQEDVALVLEEFENLDFDQSGTLSISDLELSQSSQTRT